GCTATTCCAAACGCATGCGCGTCATGGACGTTTTGAGGTCCGCCGCCAGATGGGCCAGGCTGGTCACGGCGGAGGAGGTCTGGGTCATGGACCCGGCGGTATCCCCGGCGATGCGGTTGATGTGGTCGGTGGAGCGGTTGATCTCCTCGGAGGTGGCGGACTGCTGTTCGGCGGCGGTGGCGATGCCACGCACCTGATCCGAGGTTTTTTCCACGAAATTGAGGATCTGGTGCAGCGCGTCGCCGGCTTCGTGGGCCAGATTGTCGGCGTCCTCGATGCCCTGGGTGGTCTCGTCGGTGGCGGACATGTTGCGCCGGGCGCTTTCCTGAATGGCCTGGATGTAGCTGCTCACTTCCTTGGTGGCGGTCATGGTCTTTTCGGCGAGTTTTCGCACTTCGTCGGCCACGACCGCGAAACCACGTCCGGCCTCGCCGGCCCGGGCCGCTTCGATGGCGGCATTGAGCGCCAGCAGGTTGGTCTGATCGGCGATGTCGGAGATGACCTGCATGATCTGGCCGATGCCCTGGGCCTGGCCGCCGAGGTCCTGCATTTCGGATTTGAGCCCGGCCGCCTTGACGTTGACCGACTCCATCACGCTTATGACCTTGGCCACGAGATCCGAGCCGGTGGTGGCCATGGCGTTGGCCTTGCTGGCCGTCGCGGCGGCGTCGCCGGCGTTTCTGGCCACCTCGAGAATGGTGGCGTTCATCTCTTCGATGGCCGTGGCCACTTCGGCCGTGCGGGCGCGCTGCTCTTCCATGCCCTCGGTGGACTGGGCGATGTGGCTGGTCATCTGTTCGGCCGCTTCGGCCAGGGACTCGGCCACGGCCGTGGCTTCGGACACGCCCTGGGCGATGCGGTGGTTTTGTTCGGTGATGGTGCGTTCCTTGAGCACCACGCCCGTGAAGTCGGCCACGGACACGAAGCCGCCGATGAGGTTGCCGTCGAAGTCCAGGATCGGGGTGGCGAAAATGCTGATGTATTTGCGGTTGCCCTTGTGGGTGTCGAATTCCGTCTTGGAGCTCTGGCGGGAGCGTTCGCGGATGGCCTTGTCGGCCACGGTATCGCATTCCTCGTTGTAGAAGAAACGGGAAAAGCTCTTGCCCACGTGGCTCTCCGGCGTGCCCTCGTTTTCCGTCAGGCGCACCATATGCTCGTTGACCCATTTGATCTTGCCGTCTTCCCCGACAATGGCCATGGGCGTGATGATGTTGCCGAGCATGGCCTCGTCCTTGCTCAGGCGTTCCTTGATGGCCTTTTCATGAGGCTCGACGGTCTCGCGCAGGGCGTCGACGCGAAGCACGGGGTCGTCCTCCAGATCGTAGTCGAAAGTGGCCGACGCGACCGAGGCGAACATGTGGCCGATGCGGGTGAACGTCGCTTCCAATCGTCCCTGGACCCACAACAAAAAGCCCGAGACGAGGATGAAGGCAAGAGCCAGGAGGCAATAGGAAAGAATGCCGCCGGCCAAGGCACTTGCGATGAGGAGGACGGCGTTGACGACGATGACGGCGAACAACAGCGGACGTTTCATGATTCCCCCTGTGAAAAAATGAACAAACGTCCGTGGCAGCGGACCTCCGGGCCGTAACGTATAATCACCGGAATCGCAATAATGCGGACGCAAATGTCACAAGGGGTACGGAGGGAGGCTTTGGCAACCCGGCGTCAGGCCGAGGGGGAATAATAGCTGCGTCCCTCGAAGCAGGCCCGACACAGCGTCTCCCCGCCGAAAACGATTTCGCGGCCGTCGAG
This window of the Solidesulfovibrio fructosivorans JJ] genome carries:
- a CDS encoding methyl-accepting chemotaxis protein, producing MKRPLLFAVIVVNAVLLIASALAGGILSYCLLALAFILVSGFLLWVQGRLEATFTRIGHMFASVASATFDYDLEDDPVLRVDALRETVEPHEKAIKERLSKDEAMLGNIITPMAIVGEDGKIKWVNEHMVRLTENEGTPESHVGKSFSRFFYNEECDTVADKAIRERSRQSSKTEFDTHKGNRKYISIFATPILDFDGNLIGGFVSVADFTGVVLKERTITEQNHRIAQGVSEATAVAESLAEAAEQMTSHIAQSTEGMEEQRARTAEVATAIEEMNATILEVARNAGDAAATASKANAMATTGSDLVAKVISVMESVNVKAAGLKSEMQDLGGQAQGIGQIMQVISDIADQTNLLALNAAIEAARAGEAGRGFAVVADEVRKLAEKTMTATKEVSSYIQAIQESARRNMSATDETTQGIEDADNLAHEAGDALHQILNFVEKTSDQVRGIATAAEQQSATSEEINRSTDHINRIAGDTAGSMTQTSSAVTSLAHLAADLKTSMTRMRLE